In Nicotiana tabacum cultivar K326 chromosome 11, ASM71507v2, whole genome shotgun sequence, a single window of DNA contains:
- the LOC142165974 gene encoding uncharacterized protein LOC142165974, producing MEESEYGLKEEVYNLKHQMAEIQAWIKGHPPPSYPANPAFIPPLSQSQDPTIVDLSPQHAPSFTSYHHYHGTTSQTIQDPLAKATTYPAEPITPIFPPKNTKQAEIFRKVKSLEQSLRNMQGLGGQVSMAYKDLCLFPDVQLPFGFKIPKSDLYNRHGDPVAQLRGFCSKMRGAGGKDELLMYNVEIVPDHLSLTKIEKKPSESFREYGFCWREQAAGVNPPMEEDEMVKYFLQALEPTYFSHLISAICKSFNEVVRMGGIVEEGLKSIKIMSYSAIKATTQAIQNGTGGVLGKKKKEDVAMVVSGS from the exons ATGGAGGAATCTGAGTATGGTTTGAAAGAAGAGGTATATAATCTGAAGCACCAAATGGCCGAAATCCAGGCATGGATTAAGGGGCATCCTCCACCGTCATACCCTGCCAACCCTGCTTTCATCCCACCACTATCTCAATCTCAAGATCCCACCATTGTCGATCTATCCCCACAACACGCACCAAGCTTCACCTCTTACCACCACTatcatggcaccacttcccaaactaTCCAAGATCCACTAGCCAAAGCAACCACATACCCTGCTGAGCCAATTACCCCTATCTTT ccacccaaaaacaCGAAGCAAGCGGAGATATTTAGGAAGGTAAAGAGCTTGGAGCAGTCACtgagaaatatgcaagggttagGTGGCCAAGTGAGTATGGCATATAAGGATCTGTGCTTGTTTCCCGATGTCCAGTTACCTTTCGGATTCAAAATTCCCAAATCTGACTTGTACAACAGGCATGGAGACCCTGTGGCCCagttaagaggattttgtagcaaaatgaggggtgCTGGTGGGaaagatgaattgctgatg TACAATGTAGAAATTGTCCCAGATCACCTATCCTTAACTAAGATAGAGAAAAAGCCTAGTGAGagtttcagggagtatggtttCTGTTGGAGAGAACAGGCGGCAGGAGTCAACCCTCCAATGGAGGAAGATGAAATGGTGAAGTACTTTCTTCAGGccttggagcctacttactttaGTCATCTGATCTCGGCCATCTGTAAGtctttcaatgaagtggtaagAATGGGAGGAATAGTAGAGGAAGGGCTCAAATCaatcaagatcatgagttattctgccATCAAAGCAACTACACAAGCGATCCAGAATGGCACCGGGGGTGTgttagggaaaaagaagaaagaagatgttgcTATGGTCGTCTCAGGATCGTGA